A single genomic interval of Camelina sativa cultivar DH55 chromosome 11, Cs, whole genome shotgun sequence harbors:
- the LOC104725602 gene encoding protein tipD-like, translated as MSELPGNPKKPKLKEEEEEEEEEEANVSYRDEQEEVLVALVEHRSNEIERINHHISNYQTKLIEAERSLQNSKAKLAQLRGVSSVPSKPLKTLRNVSEDYASPSPSKTLRPCDSSDHPRTSSASSVSKAKTVVVKPKSEPSRDSPNVKDRGTKRKFEQKEHKELIRLIARNSSPTTIKCHTSNQISSQHKRKLRSLILCPVNEQLFATSSLDGMVSLWQLQPGRLAASLLSTTDCLSRKQRRWAEDMAWHPSGHTLFSVYAADDGDSQISILNLNKTRGVTFLENKPHVKGIINNIKFMPWENTCFVTGGSDHAVVLWNESDNEENKWKSKPLHRNLHSAAVMGVDGMRNKNVVLSVGADKRICGFDVQVGRADYKHQIDYKCMSVLSNPCDFNLFMVQSGEPEKQLRLFDIRLRKTELHSFGWKQDSSESQSALINQSWSPDGLYITSGSVDPVIHVFDIRYNARKPAQSIKAHQKRVFKAEWHYSQPLLISISSDLNIGLHKIS; from the exons ATGAGCGAGCTTCCCGGGAACCCTAAGAAACCCaaactcaaagaagaagaagaagaagaagaagaagaagaagctaatgtcTCTTATAGAGATGAGCAAGAAGAAGTACTTGTCGCTTTAGTAGAGCATCGTTCTAATGAAATCGAGCGTATCAACCATCACATATCTAATTACCAAAccaag CTTATTGAAGCAGAGAGAAGTTTACAGAATTCAAAAGCTAAGTTAGCTCAACTTCGTGGAGTTTCTTCAGTTCCATCTAAACCATTGAAGACTTTAAGGAATGTGAGTGAAGACTATGCGTCTCCATCACCTAGCAAGACTTTAAGGCCCTGTGATAGCTCTGATCATCCTAGAACTAGTAGTGCTAGTAGTGTCTCTAAGGCTAAGACTGTTGTTGTGAAGCCAAAATCTGAACCATCTCGTGACAGTCCTAATGTTAAAGATAGAGGGACGAAGAGGAAATTTG AGCAAAAGGAGCACAAGGAATTGATTCGGTTGATCGCTAGAAACTCTTCACCAACTACAATCAAGTGTCATACCAGCAATCAGATCTCTAGTCAGCACAAGAGGAAATTAAGAAGCTTGATTCTGTGTCCTGTAAATGAGCAGCTGTTTGCAACAAG TTCTCTGGATGGCATGGTCAGTTTATGGCAACTGCAGCCTGGAAG ATTGGCTGCATCATTGCTTAGTACCACTGACTGTTTGTCTCGAAAACAAAGGAGATGGGCAGAAGATATGGCCTGGCACCCATCTGGGCACACCCTTTTCTCTGTATACGCAGCAGACGATGGTGATTCTCAGATATCGATCTTAAATTTGAACAAGACACGCGGG GTTACTTTCCTGGAAAATAAACCCCACGTAAAAGGGATTATCAACAACATAAAGTTCATGCCTTGGGAAAATACATGCTTTGTCACCGGAGGAAGTGATCATGCTGTTGTACTATGGAACGAGAGtgataatgaagaaaacaaatggaAGTCGAAACCTTTACACAGGAATCTACATTCAGCTGCTGTAATGGGAGTGGACGGGATGAGGAACAAGAACGTTGTTTTATCAGTTGGTGCAGACAAGAGAATATGCGGGTTTGATGTTCAAGTTGGTAGAGCAGACTACAAGCATCAAATAGACTATAAGTGCATGAGCGTTCTCTCCAATCCTTGTGACTTCAATCTTTTCATGGTTCAGTCagg GGAACCCGAGAAACAGCTTCGACTGTTTGATATCAGGTTAAGGAAAACAGAACTCCATTCGTTTGGGTGGAAGCAAGACAGCAGTGAATCACAATCAGCTTTGATAAATCAGTCTTGGTCTCCTGATGGTTTATACATAACCTCTGGCTCAGTCGACCCGGTCATCCATGTGTTTGACATCAG GTACAATGCTCGTAAGCCAGCACAATCAATAAAAGCGCATCAGAAACGAGTGTTTAAAGCGGAATGGCATTACTCTCAGCCACTTCTCATCTCAATATCTTCTGATCTCAACATTGGTCTGCACAAGATCTCATGA